The following nucleotide sequence is from Aedes aegypti strain LVP_AGWG chromosome 3, AaegL5.0 Primary Assembly, whole genome shotgun sequence.
CCGCCCAAGCAATATGCCACAAGCGCAGCAAGTAATTGACGAAATCCAAGAGGAAGCGAAGAACTATAACCGCATCTACATTGCATCCATTCATCCGGATTTGACGGAAGAGGACATCAAGAGTGTATTTGAAGCATTCGGACCTATCGTCACGTGTAAAATGTCCCAGGGTAGCGCAGCTCACACCCATAAAGGATACGCATTCATTGAGTACCAGACCAATCAGTCGGCGATCGAAGCCATTGCCAGCATGAATCTCTTTGATCTGGGTGGACAACTTTTAAGGTAATTTCCAAATCTCATTCAAATAGTTGCAAGGAAGTAACATATCTCTTTTTACAGGGTTGGCCGTTCTATTACACCACCAAATGCGTTGATGGGCCCGGCAGCTAACTCGGCAATGCCAACAGCAGCGGCAGTCGCTGCAGCTGCTGCCACAGCTAAAATCCAAGCTATGGACGCCGTTGCAACCAATGCCGTGCTAGGCCTATCGGCAGCAACGCCAACTCTTAAGGTTGGCCTCGGTACGTTGCCCATCGCTCAAACCATTACTACGGCTGCCAATGCCAACCTAGTAGCACAAGCTCAGCTCGCGGCCGCGGGTCAAGCGGCTGTTATAACGCAGCCCGGATTGCTCGTTCCACCGGTTACGAATGTTGCTAGCTTGGCACCATCCCTGCTGGTCAATCCTGTTCTAGCCAATGCAGCCAAGCCTTTGCAATCAGTATTAAGCGCAGCGAATCCGGCTGCAGTTGCTGCTGCAGCCGCTGCCGCTGCGGCCGCGGCAGCAGCTGCAGCTGCAAATCCTAATGCAACCGCagaagaagttttcaaaaaagctCAAGAAAAACAACAGGAAGAATTGCAGAAAAAACTCCTTGAAGAAGGAGAACCGCAAACGCTGCAGCAACAAGAAACTATGTCCATCAAGGGACAAAGCGCACGCCACTTGGTCATGCAAAGACTCATGAGGCCTCGTGAGAGTAAGGTTGTTATATTGCGCAATATGGTTGGCCCGGAGGATGTCGACGAAACGCTGCAGGATGAGATTCAGGACGAGTGTGGTAAATATGGTATTGTGGAGCGGGTCATTATCTACAAGGAGCGCCAATCCGAAGGCGATTATGCCGAGGATGACAATACGGATGTGATCGTTAAGATTTTTGTTGAGTTTTCTCAGGCCCTCGAGGCAGATAAAGCCCGCGAAGCACTCCACGGTCGCTATTTCGGTGGCCGTCTGGTCAAAGCCGAATCGTATGACCAAGCGCTCTTTGATCATGGGGATCTATCAGGTTAGATGTACCCACAACACAAATCAGACAAAGAGCGTGGCCACACTCTGATCCAAAACTGAATCCCCGAATGTAGAGCGTCTCGTTCGTAACGAAGTCGAAGAAAACCCACTTCGAGTAAAATTAGCTATCACCCCAGCGCCAGTCAGGATTAAGAATAAAGTGTATGATCTATTTTACGATTCACTATTTACCCCTACCTGTTGCGAGAGCATGAAAAGAGCGAGCCACAGACATTACTTGGAAAATTTACACCTAAGATGGACACAATGGAACAACATTGAAAAGATTATGATTTTCGAAAAACAATTTATTATCCTTACTAATATAATTGTATATACACAATTACGCTTCTCTTCAGTAACaaataaattaatctattaTTTTAAAACTGACATCACCAGGAGTTCAGTTTGATCCGATATATCCTTCAATTTCGATTCTActtttcattcttcttcttcccgGGCATAATTTCATATTCATCATACTGTGGAAACGATCCCATTCCAGTGGGGTTCTTCGGTAGTTCGGCCAAGTCTTTCGGTTTGCTATATTTGGCTTCCAACTCGGCCGCGTTTTTCTCCTTCATCTTCATGATGGCTAGGTTGCGCATCAACTCCTGTTCAGTAGGTGCTTCCTTCCTGAAATAGGTCGAAGTGTTAAATTAGGGTTGACATTGAGTGAATTGTAGGGGCAAATCTAGTCAAATCTAATAATTGAAAGTTTCGTATGGAATGCCAGTAGGTATTGAACACAAAATAATATCTATCATGACTCCAatcgtatctcgatatctgcactcaaaataatccaaacgtcattgttacgtgaaaacatacgtggttttttttcatcgcactttccacgtagctcttacgttaatcataggtagcccagaatgaacgcatgaacttttgaacttcgtccattccaccggcgctacacgtaagagctacgtggattttccggtagcctttacgaagcgtttcaataggacctagatggttttgcattaaatttaactggaataaagaccaaccttatctctaataggctttggaagaaaactaatttccaattggaaaatgtaaacagacataaaagattgtgatatttttatattcaatctgagcattgtAAGTCCTGTTTCCCAAATGTTGTGAGTTGGTTCTGTCTTGTTGTAGCGTTCgtcttcgcgtgctataattgataaatcaggtataaaatatgaagtaatgcagggattcttcggtattcaaagcatatttaccttgaaatcaatctaacacagggtttaaagttcagcagcttctgaagttcctcaaaaatcaagcaggcgccatcttaggatttgcgctcaacaccgaatgtacgtacaacatgcagatgtcaaaatgaacttaggcacctacgtgaatttcacgtaagtgcgataggtaacttcagtaacaattaccgattcactatttgatggttatgaatggcttagtgatctttatcttagtcaggtaaagtggaggcaaaatgaatttggaatgatctacgtgatttttcacgtagcaatgacgtttggagtGTGAGttcgtcatttaaaaaaaaaaaaaaatcgaaagggatggtacacaaattatgtcacgctaaatttcgactttttcgacgcccccgcccccccccccccccccttctccttgtcacgctttttgtatgagtcttcaaaaaaattgtaaggcttgtcacgctatgCTTGAActccaaccccccccccccccttttggagcgtgacgtaatttttgTACGGCCCCAAATGGCATGAATGTGTGTACGCAATTGAATTGCTTCTCTGCAAACACAGTGCAAGTAGCATCTTTCTATTGAAATTCTTGgacactattttaatgcaattctCTAAAAAGCATTATTTATGAAAGATCTCTTaaagtatattttgtttttatcaaaatgatcTCTAAAACAACGTTTTTTTCCTTTCGGTGAATTCTAATGCAAAATTCCAAAGTTGTTCTTCAACTATTCTGCCATTTCCTTCAccaatttttataaatattcgTCCACAATTTCCTTCAGCGATTTTCTTAGAGGAATTTTTCACTAGTCatgcttgaaggaattcctccagaattttctatCCTTCAGCACTTCAACGCTACTACCTTCAGTAATTGCCACAGGGAGTACTATTTATCATTATCTTTATTAATGAGGACAGGGACTACTcaatttcctccaaagatttgtCTATCGATTTCTTCAGCTTTTACTCGAAGGTCTATGAGATGATAGAAGAAACAGAAAGCCAACGCCGctcttttaatttatttttccagaaattcgaaCAAAGATTTCTCATAAAAAATTGCAAAGGTCCAAAACTTTTGAAGTGAATGTATGTTTTAAGGAAACCatagatttctttttttttctccagacatttccaaatgaaattcctggagcaaatcaaTCAAGGGGGGACAGAATACCCTGCAAAAACTTGAATTGATATTTCATGGAGTTTACTTATCAGTACTCATAAGAATCTCACCAGTAATTACTTCAGGGACACTACCactatccaggaatttctccaggtattctttcagaaatcccaTCGTGTATTTCTCAAtgatattttccagaaattcttccaaatgttcactccagaatttcatcaggaatttctccgggtatTTCACCGTAAATTTCTCCActatttctccatggatttacagagattccttcaaaaattccaggGATGCTTTCAATGATTTATCCAGGAATGTGTAAGAAACAATCCAAGGATGTCACATGggaatccttcagagattccataagCAATTTCACCAGCAGTTTCTTCAGtgtttcctccaagaactcttaTACGGAGTAAgagtttcttccagaaattccaccaggcaAACCTTCATGGATtacaccaggatttttttccaggactCATCTAGACaattatttataaattattccagGATCATAGGGAATAACACATGATTAATTaccacttcagtcgtcgcgctgttgtattttgtacaacactgctgaaaaaacttcGCTTTTctttcacaacagcagcgcggtggttctgggcaaaccacgcgacgactggaaggttaattgcacaacgtttcgacacgggggtTTATTCCCTTACAAGCCTACGTAGCCGTCAATTCAGgatgttttccacaaaatttcccGGAATTTCTACATGAATCCCTCCAGATATTCCATCGTAAATTTCTTCACCATTTTATATAGAGACTCCAACagtttctttagggattcctccagggatgctTCCAAAGATCCAGGAAATCTCGCAGGACCTCCAAGATTTCTGGTTTATCTg
It contains:
- the LOC5564723 gene encoding poly(U)-binding-splicing factor half pint isoform X2, which produces MNSYSHNDDGGTRRKDTKIQPYITQPVYDLRQSGDVVFGPGTRSALLGILGGALPRLTTEQHELVTRAKKYAMEQSIKMVLMKQTLAHQQQQLASQRTQVQRQQALALMCRVYVGSISFELKEDTIRAAFLPFGPIKSINMSWDPITQKHKGFAFVEYEIPEGAQLALEQMNGAMLGGRNIKVGRPSNMPQAQQVIDEIQEEAKNYNRIYIASIHPDLTEEDIKSVFEAFGPIVTCKMSQGSAAHTHKGYAFIEYQTNQSAIEAIASMNLFDLGGQLLRVGRSITPPNALMGPAANSAMPTAAAVAAAAATAKIQAMDAVATNAVLGLSAATPTLKVGLGTLPIAQTITTAANANLVAQAQLAAAGQAAVITQPGLLVPPVTNVASLAPSLLVNPVLANAAKPLQSVLSAANPAAVAAAAAAAAAAAAAAAANPNATAEEVFKKAQEKQQEELQKKLLEEGEPQTLQQQETMSIKGQSARHLVMQRLMRPRESKVVILRNMVGPEDVDETLQDEIQDECGKYGIVERVIIYKERQSEGDYAEDDNTDVIVKIFVEFSQALEADKAREALHGRYFGGRLVKAESYDQALFDHGDLSG
- the LOC5564723 gene encoding poly(U)-binding-splicing factor half pint isoform X1 — encoded protein: MNGAAVMGGNNDYANSGGSSGINESSPVRDEYRKDGSEEPSPSKSSSSSKRDKDRESRGRDRDRERDRDRESRDRSRDRERRDRRDRDRDRDTKIQPYITQPVYDLRQSGDVVFGPGTRSALLGILGGALPRLTTEQHELVTRAKKYAMEQSIKMVLMKQTLAHQQQQLASQRTQVQRQQALALMCRVYVGSISFELKEDTIRAAFLPFGPIKSINMSWDPITQKHKGFAFVEYEIPEGAQLALEQMNGAMLGGRNIKVGRPSNMPQAQQVIDEIQEEAKNYNRIYIASIHPDLTEEDIKSVFEAFGPIVTCKMSQGSAAHTHKGYAFIEYQTNQSAIEAIASMNLFDLGGQLLRVGRSITPPNALMGPAANSAMPTAAAVAAAAATAKIQAMDAVATNAVLGLSAATPTLKVGLGTLPIAQTITTAANANLVAQAQLAAAGQAAVITQPGLLVPPVTNVASLAPSLLVNPVLANAAKPLQSVLSAANPAAVAAAAAAAAAAAAAAAANPNATAEEVFKKAQEKQQEELQKKLLEEGEPQTLQQQETMSIKGQSARHLVMQRLMRPRESKVVILRNMVGPEDVDETLQDEIQDECGKYGIVERVIIYKERQSEGDYAEDDNTDVIVKIFVEFSQALEADKAREALHGRYFGGRLVKAESYDQALFDHGDLSG